The Pseudopipra pipra isolate bDixPip1 chromosome 6, bDixPip1.hap1, whole genome shotgun sequence genome includes a region encoding these proteins:
- the TNKS1BP1 gene encoding 182 kDa tankyrase-1-binding protein isoform X3: MASQPQPLRPAVPCAAPTSTGGAGLAGSPDKGTARPKPPVRPKPRVLPKPAVPAKPPVPPPVPGPRHPRPELPSAEKMNRLAGPQPYSGGGTGGPLRRPSFTVRSPETPNGKGLPSPPVAAAEEEVPPAPPTPSRKGPAPFKVTPVPVAARPERFPGTTVEEILAKMDSREGPGSPDRAWLSPFCPDPSSRFGSKTFAAFRRRPSGEADGDPPGEAPHAPRPAAGELGMGDDGHSVAETSGSPPAGPRCAGDPRGHRRPPSPPDLSSLQLGALGPPGSPRPPTSPTPAPGAPFQPPEPSAPAPGSPDAPAELLAPDSPTLPPGSPRSPTQPPAEAPAPSIQAPGAPSATKPHVGTSRSPGSPHTPGEGSPDTASPPGTPELPPRVTCPPGSPEAAAEYLGRPSPPLAKASRPPGSPEGPDDSAVSPQSCQGPDFSSPPRDVGLRRSSEGVLQSPPTGQGLGELGGSLSALPRPRDPLSEPSLGSESGWSLSQSFEWTFPSRGTRLSAFPPRSPIRETPDSGLSEEGESDGEAAAHSPPEDSGSEGPDSCRAEGAPCPGGPVAQREAEGLTEEEEEEGEVERGTPGSQSPLRVTEPGWHPAEPEPPTQPSITTAAPLDPAPPDPAPLADLAWAGDSPKDLQGPGGPGQAEGPPQGPDPHADPGWLTELLASPGAHTTGHGSPEGLLGWSRKDLCSEFGIGHPRRAGTFDWSCPAVSRERDWPAETEQDQEFRAKSGWDSSRSDSAGARPDGHFSIAREGWSSDYRGTELMADTKLGGSDWSQSLGAGESCLRDPDFGSSTAKWGPGYGLGRASSTEELDSGQPTWAGRYGTGDTEMKDRELTPDWASKYSSRDARSKDEDFTLGWAGRSSTGDTGSPDKELSPSQPSWNSRYSTRDMESQDREFSPSRPAWTGEYKDTQSQDREFSPSRLAEGSECSTGSVESQDREFSPSRAAWDNRYSTQDMESQDREFSPSRPAWTGEIRDMESQDREFSPRRPAWAGEYREMESQDQEFNPSRLTWDNRSSSRDTESQDREFSPSRLAEASECTTGDLETQDGEFSPSGAAWSDRSSTSNMETQDSGFTPSRATWDDGHGAGDMETRHGELFSPSRVAWGDRSSTRDVEAQDREFSPSGAARDREHGSVLPMEEGQELIPGRLSWSSEGSVGQARHVGVSEEDVPGSLCPDLLAQEPTWGSAHQQEHGSSSSRDWAEELGGGDCHNQFGAIGTERVPDPCSSGASDGAMSRGLQSLAGWHRDISLDTDDARWSQDLEHWSMELQDTEAKRQEWASAFGARCAARSRDLGTGERSLGGDTGTEDSRSLRLSAPSPPMGDAPADPPALETPRAELLSPTEEERDLPEHAAALQSPGASSLLLEAASGIPVDTGIEEPTSDHPDGESPPGWGEQRLSLGTPQPEGPMEQGQEFPFLEDTELLDSSVFRSKASLGRKRRHRAPALRPTAPEGDSWIFRDSTEPRPAPAASSDEEVAEEPRSRRAKLRGRNRSAEEGTSSGDSKGTSSKDPHVQRSKSCKIPGVSGKPPALPPKPEKSSGSEASPPHWLQALKLKRKKP, translated from the exons ATGGCCTCCCAGCCGCAGCCCCTGCGCCCCGCCGTGCCCTGCGCCGCCCCCACCAGCACTGGGGGGGCCGGTCTGGCTGGCAGCCCCGACAAAG GCACCGCGCGCCCCAAGCCGCCGGTGCGGCCCAAGCCCCGCGTGCTGCCCAAGCCGGCCGTGCCCGCCAAGCCCCCAGTGCCGCCCCCTGTGCCGGGCCCACGGCACCCCCGGCCCGAGCTGCCCTCGGCCGAGAAGATGAACCGCCTGGCTGGGCCACAGCCCTACAGCGGGGGTGGCACGGGGGGGCCCCTCCGCCGCCCCTCCTTCACTGTCAGGTCACCCGAGACCCCCAACGGGAAGGGGCTCCCGTCCCCCCCTGTGGCAGCCGCCGAGGAGGAGGTGCCCCCTGCCCCGCCGACCCCCTCGCGCAAGGGCCCCGCGCCCTTCAAGGTGACGCCGGTGCCGGTGGCTGCCAGGCCGGAGCGCTTCCCAGGCACCACTGTGGAGGAGATCCTGGCCAAGATGGACAGCAGGGAGGGTCCGGGCAGCCCAGACAGGGCCTGGCTCTCGCCCTTCTGTCCCGACCCCTCCTCCCGCTTCGGCTCCAAGACCTTCGCCGCCTTCCGGAGGCGTCCCAGCGGGGAGGCGGATGGAGACCCCCCTGGTGAAGCCCCACACGCACCCCGACCTGCGGCGGGCgagctgggaatgggggatGACGGACACTCCGTGGCTGAGACGAG CGGCTCCCCCCCAGCTGGGCCAcgctgtgctggggacccccgTGGACACCGGAGGCCACCGTCCCCTCCTGAT CTCTCCTCTCTCCAACTGGGGGCCCTCGGACCCCCGGGCTCCCCACGGCCCCCCACCTCCCCGACCCCGGCCCCAGGAGCTCCCTTCCAGCCTCCCGAGccttctgccccagctcccGGCTCTCCCGATGCCCCCGCTGAGCTCCTGGCCCCCGACTCCCCCACACTACCCCCTGGCTCCCCCAGATCCCCCACTCAGCCTCCAGCCGAGGCCCCTGCCCCCTCCATCCAGGCCCCAGGCgctccctcagccaccaaaCCCCATGTCGGCACCTCCCgctcccctggctccccccaCACTCCCGGGGAGGGTTCCCCTGACACTGCCAGCCCCCCTGGCACTCCCGAACTGCCCCCCCGAGTCACCTGCCCCCCTGGCTCTCCTGAGGCTGCTGCCGAGTACCTGGGCCGCCCCAGCCCACCCCTTGCCAAAGCCTCTCGTCCCCCAGGCTCCCCAGAGGGACCCGATGACTCCGCAGTGTCCCCACAGTCCTGCCAGGGTCCCGATTTCAGCTCCCCTCCCCGGGACGTGGGACTGCGGCGCTCCTCAGAGGGAGTGCTGCAGTCCCCACCCACGGGGCAGggcctgggggagctggggggttcACTGAGTGCCCTGCCCCGGCCCAGAGACCCCCTGTCTgagccctccctgggcagtgagTCCGGCTGGAGCCTTTCCCAGTCCTTCGAGTGGACGTTCCCGTCGCGGGGGACACGCTTGTCGGCCttccccccccgctcccccatCCGGGAGACGCCTGACTCGGGGCTCTCTGAAGAGGGAGAGTCGGATGGGGAGGCTGCAGCCCACAGCCCCCCGGAGGACAGCGGTTCTGAAGGGCCTgacagctgcagggcagagggggctCCATGCCCAGGGGGTCCCGTAGCCCAGCGAGAGGCTGAGGGCTTgacggaggaggaggaggaggaaggggaggtaGAGCGAGGCACCCCTGGGTCCCAGTCCCCACTTCGTGTGACAGAGCCTGGCTGGCACCCAGCTGAGCCTGAGccccccacccagcccagcaTCACCACAGCTGCACCCCTGGATCCAGCCCCCCCAGATCCAGCCCCTCTGGCTGACTTGGCCTGGGCAGGCGACAGCCCCAAAGAcctgcagggccctggggggcCAGGCCAGGCCGAAGGACCCCCACAGGGCCCCGACCCCCACGCCGACCCAGGCTGGCTGACGGAGCTGCTGGCGTCACCTGGGGCCCACACCACAGGGCACGGCTCGCCAGAG gGCCTACTGGGCTGGTCGCGGAAGGACCTATGCAGTGAGTTTGGCATTGGCCACCCCCGCCGGGCCGGCACCTTTGACTGGAGCTGCCCAGCTGTGTCCAGGGAGAGAGACTGGCCTGCTGAGACCGAGCAGGACCAGGAATTCAGGGCCAAATCCGGCTGGGACAGCAGCCGCAGCGACAGTGCTGGGGCCAGGCCGGATGGGCACTTCAGCATCGCCCGGGAGGGCTGGAGCAGTGACTACAGAGGGACGGAGCTGATGGCAGACACCAAACTGGGCGGCAGTGACTGGTCCCAGTCCCTCGGTGCTGGGGAGAGCTGCCTGCGGGATCCAGActttggcagcagcacagccaagtGGGGCCCGGGCTATGGCCTGGgccgtgccagcagcacagaggagctTGACTCCGGGCAGCCCACCTGGGCGGGCAGGTATGGCACCGGTGACACGGAGATGAAGGACAGGGAGCTCACCCCGGACTGGGCCAGTAAATACAGCAGCCGGGATGCCAGGAGCAAGGATGAGGATTTTacgctgggctgggctggccgatccagcactggggacactgggagcccAGACAAGGAACTCAGCCCCAGCCAACCGTCCTGGAACAGCAGGTACAGCACCCGGGACATGGAGAGCCAGGACCGGGAGTTCAGTCCCAGCCGGCCAGCCTGGACTGGGGAATACAAGGACACACAAAGCCAGGACAGGGAGTTCAGCCCCAGCCGGCTGGCTGAAGGCAGCGAGTGCAGCACTGGCAGTGTGGAGAGCCAGGACCGGGAattcagccccagcagagcGGCCTGGGATAACAGGTACAGCACTCAGGACATGGAGAGCCAGGACCGTGAGTTCAGCCCCAGCCGGCCGGCCTGGACTGGTGAAATCAGGGACATGGAAAGCCAGGACAGGGAGTTCAGCCCCAGGAGGCCGGCCTGGGCTGGTGAATACAGGGAGATGGAAAGCCAGGATCAGGAGTTCAACCCCAGCAGGCTGACCTGGGATAACAGatccagcagcagggacacgGAGAGCCAGGACCGGGAGTTCAGCCCCAGCCGGCTGGCTGAAGCCAGCGAGTGCACCACCGGGGACCTGGAGACCCAGGATGGGGAGTTCAGCCCCAGCGGAGCAGCCTGGAGTGACAGATCCAGCACCAGCAACATGGAGACCCAGGACAGTGGATTCACTCCCAGCAGAGCAACCTGGGATGATGGGCACGGCGCTGGGGACATGGAGACCCGGCACGGGGAGTtgttcagccccagcagagtGGCCTGGGGTGACAGGTCCAGCACCAGGGATGTGGAGGCCCAGGACAGGGAGTTCAGCCCCAGTGGAGCAGCCCGGGATAGGGAGCACGGCTCTGTGCTCCCCATggaggaagggcaggagctGATCCCAGGCCGGCTGAGCTGGTCCAGTGAGGGCAGTGTCGGCCAGGCCAGGCATGTTGGGGTCAGTGAGGAAGATGTGCctggctccctctgccctgaTCTCCTGGCCCAGGAGCCCACCTGGGGCAGTGCCCACCAGCAGGAGCatggcagctccagcagcagggactGGGCTGAGGAGCTTGGAGGAGGCGACTGCCACAACCAGTTTGGTGCCATTGGGACAGAGCGGGTGCCAGACCCCTGCAGCAGCGGAGCCTCGGATGGCGCCATGTCCAGGGGCCTGCAGTCCCTGgcaggctggcacagggatATCTCTCTGGACACGGACGATGCCCGCTGGAGCCAGGACCTGGAGCACTGGAgcatggagctgcaggacacCGAGGCCAAGCGCCAGGAGTGGGCGAGTGCCTTCGGTGCCCGTTGTGCCGCCCGCAGCCGGGACCTCGGCACTGGGGAACGGAgcctgggaggggacacgggcACAGAGGACAG CAGGAGCCTCCGTCTTTCAGCCCCCAGCCCACCGATGGGTGATGCCCCAGCCGACCCCCCAGCTCTGGAGACCCCCCGGGCTGAGCTGCTCAGCCCCACTGAGGAGGAGAGGGACCTCCCCGAGCACGCcgctgccctgcagagccccggggcctcctctctgctgctggaggctgCCAGCGGGATCCCAGTGGACACAGGGATTGAGGAACCCACCTCGGACCACCCAGATGGGGagagccccccgggctggggggagcagcggctctccctgggcacccctCAGCCTGAGGGGCCcatggagcaggggcaggagttCCCCTTCCTGGAG GACACGGAGCTCCTGGACAGCAGCGTGTTCCGCAGCAAGGCCAGTCTGGGCCGCAAGCGCCGGCACCGGGCACCGGCCCTGCGTCCCACCGCCCCCGAGGGGGACAGCTGGATCTTCCGGGACTCCACCG AGCCCCGGCCAGCCCCAGCAGCGTCCTCCGACGAGGAGGTGGCGGAGGAGCCCCGGAGCCGGCGG GCCAAGCTGAGGGGCCGCAACCGCTCGGCCGAGGAGGGGACATCATCGGGGGACAGCAAGGGGACCTCCTCCAAGGACCCCCACGTGCAGCGCTCCAAGTCCTGCAAGATCCCTGGTGTGAGTGGGAAacccccggcgctgccccccaAGCCGGAGAAATCGTCAGG ATCCGAGGCCTCCCCCCCACACTGGCTGCAGGCGCTGAAGCTGAAGAGGAAGAAGCCTTGA